The genomic segment CGTCCCGCCCCCGCTTTGCGCTCGGTCGTTGTTGTCGAGCAGCTTGACGATATTGTCGGCCGTGAAGCCGACCTCGACGATCAGCCGGGCATTCTCCGCAAGCCCCCGCTCGCTGATCGGATCGAAGGCGTACATGACGAACCGGTCCCGCGCCGCGTCGTACCGCCAATCCGGCACGGCCCGCTGCGCGATATCTCCCGCATCGTAGTAGACGAGCGACGACTGACCGACCGCCCTGCCGATCTTCGGCGCATAGATGACGACCGAGTTTGTAAACGCATTCGCAACGCTTTGCAGCATCAGCTTCTGACTGATCGTCTGCACCGTTTTCAGCGCGTTGTAGTTCATGTCGTTCTCGTACAGCTCCATGTCCCGGAATTCCTTGACCGTCGGGTCGCGCAGCAGCATGTTGGCCATCATCGACAGCTGATTGACATTGTTGTCCAGCTGCTTGTACAAGTAGTTCAGCCGGTCCATCTGGGATTCCCGGATATGCCGCTCCAGCACGGAGACGCTCGTTCGGTTGGAGATCATGTACAGGGTCAGCAGCGGCACCAGCAAAATGAGAATCAGGATGTTTACTTTCGCGAAGCTGTTCATTTTGACCATGGAGGATCGCCTCATCCGCGCTTTTGCTTTCTATTATGAGCGGTGCCGGAAAAACGGACAAGAGAGACGGACGATCCCGCCTCCGCTTGCCCGTTCCGTTATTTTTTAAGCACGTTCTGCGCGTACCAGTCGTTCACTTCCTGCGTGATCTTGTCCCCGCCGCCGGACTTCCACTTGGCGACAAACGAATCGAATTCCTCCAGCGGGCTCGTGCCGAAAATGATCTTGACGATCGTCTCGTATTCCAGCTTGCCGAGGAAGTCGCCCTGCGTCTTCTGGGTATCGGTCGTCGGACCGACGAAGGCGTTGATCGTGTCGGCGTCCTGCTGCGTTTTCCACGCCTTCATCGCCTCGATCTGGCCGTTGATGCAGAGCGGATTGTTCTTGCAGGAGTCGAAGCTCTCCTGCTCGCTCTCCGTCCGGCCCGGCTTGCCCTGCACCAGATAGTCGAGATAACCGTCGATCTGCTCCCACGGATCGACGAAATAGTTAGGCATGAAGCCGTACTTCACGATCTGGAAGGAGCTTCCTTGCGCCGCGTAGCCTTGGTCGATCAGGCTTTTCCGCGTCATGTCCCAGATGCCGCTGTCTCGGCCGAACTCGTACATGGCCTGGGCGTACTTGAACACGGCGTCGGGATGCTCGTAATTTTTATTGATCAGAATCGTCGCCCCGATCAGCGGAAACGCGCGCCTGCCGGCCTGGCCGTCCGGACCGGTCGGCACCGGGTACACCTTGTACGTCGCGCCCTTGATGTTTTTCTCCAGGTCGGGCAGCGGGAAATAAGGGAACCAGTTCGGTCCGAACACGATGCCCGCCTTGCCGGAGGTGAACAGCCCCGTCGCCGTAGCCCCGTCCTGCTGAGGCGCGTCCTTTGAAATGTAGCCCTTGGACATCCAGTCGCGCAGCTCGGCGATCGCGTTTTTCATCTGCAGCTGCACCGGATCGTAGACGAGCGATTGTCCGTCAGCGGCGGGTCTCCAGTTGTTCGGAATGGCGCCGAACGCGCCGAACAGCGCGGTCGTGTCGGCAAAGATGTCGCCCGACAGGTTCTTGAGCTGCAGCGCCAGCCCGACCGTATCCTTCTTGCCGTTGCCGTCCGGATCCTGGTTCGTGAAGGCGTCCAGCACCTTCTCCAGCTCGTCGATCGTCGTCGGCGCCTTGAGACCCAGCTTGTCCAGCCAGTCCTGGCGGACGTACATAACCGGCGAGCCGTTCGGGCCGAACGACGGAATCGGCAGCGCCATGATGCGGCCGTTGCGGGTAACGGAGTAGAACAGGTCCGGATTGGCGTCGTACACCCGCTTGACGTCGTCGGTGGCGTACTGCGCGATCGCGTCCGTCAGATCCATGAACTTGCCCGAATCGATCAGCTGGTTGGTCAGATCGGTGTCGCCCATCGTGTTGATGACGTCGGGCAGCTTCTCGCCGGACGACAGCGACAGCAGCATTTTCGTCTTGAAGCCTTCGTTTTTCG from the Cohnella hashimotonis genome contains:
- a CDS encoding extracellular solute-binding protein → MNVRNKRIAATLAPALLVSILAACSGNANNNAGSSSSPAASAAASTASAATASAGESAPAAKETAPFQNGKYDPPISINTVIPISDDIQYFNGETAEKNILFDKVKANLGLDIKVLWTAPTKNEGFKTKMLLSLSSGEKLPDVINTMGDTDLTNQLIDSGKFMDLTDAIAQYATDDVKRVYDANPDLFYSVTRNGRIMALPIPSFGPNGSPVMYVRQDWLDKLGLKAPTTIDELEKVLDAFTNQDPDGNGKKDTVGLALQLKNLSGDIFADTTALFGAFGAIPNNWRPAADGQSLVYDPVQLQMKNAIAELRDWMSKGYISKDAPQQDGATATGLFTSGKAGIVFGPNWFPYFPLPDLEKNIKGATYKVYPVPTGPDGQAGRRAFPLIGATILINKNYEHPDAVFKYAQAMYEFGRDSGIWDMTRKSLIDQGYAAQGSSFQIVKYGFMPNYFVDPWEQIDGYLDYLVQGKPGRTESEQESFDSCKNNPLCINGQIEAMKAWKTQQDADTINAFVGPTTDTQKTQGDFLGKLEYETIVKIIFGTSPLEEFDSFVAKWKSGGGDKITQEVNDWYAQNVLKK